The following coding sequences lie in one Pontibacter sp. G13 genomic window:
- a CDS encoding polysaccharide deacetylase family protein translates to MPKFLLLAAMVLAGQCAFSQASEDPFLWPDSQKVAVSLCYDDALDSQLDFALPALEKYQLKATFYLVSSSPSLSNRMEDWKAVAQKGHELGNHSVYHPCRASLPGRDWVPPHQDLDAYSMMQIKEEIRTANTFLQALDGQSERTFNPPCGDRMIEGEDYIEEISDQFVAVKGHETPEGFALLHVPFDISGDSLISLIQQAPEGVGLINLVFHGVGGDYLTTSAEAHEELLRFLSKNEDLYYVDTYLNIMRYRNLNMEER, encoded by the coding sequence ATGCCTAAATTTCTCCTTCTAGCAGCGATGGTCCTTGCAGGGCAATGCGCTTTCTCCCAAGCATCTGAAGATCCGTTTCTCTGGCCTGATAGCCAGAAAGTTGCAGTGAGTCTCTGCTACGACGACGCATTGGATAGCCAACTCGATTTCGCGCTTCCAGCACTTGAAAAGTATCAATTGAAAGCCACATTCTATCTGGTTTCAAGCTCTCCTTCCTTGAGCAATCGGATGGAAGATTGGAAGGCCGTCGCACAAAAGGGCCATGAACTTGGCAACCATAGCGTCTATCATCCTTGTCGCGCTTCTCTGCCGGGTAGAGATTGGGTTCCTCCCCATCAGGATTTGGATGCCTACAGCATGATGCAGATCAAGGAGGAAATTCGGACGGCCAATACTTTTCTTCAGGCATTGGATGGTCAATCCGAACGTACGTTCAATCCCCCTTGTGGAGATCGCATGATTGAGGGGGAGGACTATATCGAGGAGATCTCGGATCAATTCGTCGCAGTGAAGGGGCATGAGACTCCAGAGGGGTTTGCGCTACTTCATGTGCCATTTGATATTTCGGGGGATTCCCTGATCAGTTTGATACAGCAAGCCCCCGAAGGGGTGGGATTGATCAATTTGGTGTTTCACGGGGTGGGGGGAGATTATCTGACGACCTCAGCCGAGGCACATGAAGAATTGCTGCGATTCCTCAGCAAAAATGAAGATCTATACTATGTAGATACCTACCTCAATATCATGAGATACCGAAATTTGAACATGGAGGAGAGGTAG